A single Candidatus Pacearchaeota archaeon DNA region contains:
- a CDS encoding CDP-archaeol synthase: MNFLYILSCIYFFIPAYIANAIPPLANTFNILNRLNKPIDGGLEIKGVPVLGSHKTWRGLVCEIITCTFLTQLLVYINDYYDLSIYNNIGLNIHLINSWLLGLLLSIGIVFGDIFFAFVKRRLKLRPGTAFIPFDQTNYVFGAFLFLQPIIKLPLLFWLTLFLLTLFVHIVSNRIGYNLGLHKAKW; encoded by the coding sequence ATGAACTTCCTATATATACTATCTTGCATATATTTCTTTATTCCAGCGTATATTGCTAATGCCATACCACCTTTGGCTAATACTTTTAATATTTTAAATCGTTTAAACAAGCCCATTGATGGGGGATTAGAGATAAAAGGAGTGCCAGTATTGGGAAGTCACAAAACATGGAGAGGTTTAGTTTGCGAAATAATAACCTGTACTTTTTTAACTCAATTACTCGTATATATCAATGATTATTACGATTTATCCATCTATAATAACATTGGACTTAATATTCATTTAATAAATAGTTGGTTATTGGGACTATTATTGTCAATAGGAATAGTATTTGGTGACATATTTTTTGCTTTTGTCAAGAGGAGATTAAAATTAAGACCAGGCACTGCTTTCATACCTTTCGATCAAACCAATTATGTTTTTGGGGCTTTTCTCTTTCTTCAGCCAATTATAAAACTTCCTTTATTATTTTGGCTAACTCTTTTCCTATTGACATTATTCGTACATATTGTTTCTAATAGAATTGGGTATAACTTAGGGTTGCATAAAGCTAAATGGTAA
- the plsY gene encoding glycerol-3-phosphate 1-O-acyltransferase PlsY, translating into MDQNILLIVFIVLGYFFGSIPFGYIITKLKNIDIQKQGSGNIGATNVSRVLGFKYAIIVGLLDVLKVILPAIIAKQYLTNDWYVCLAIIAPMLGHLFPFWLKFKGGKAVSSVFASMIVIIGWKYSLIFLLLWIIALRLIKIMSLTNLIVIWFVPLLFWFFTHSIAYFSLGLLYIPILFWAHRENIKRLKEGTEKRIIKG; encoded by the coding sequence ATGGATCAAAACATACTATTGATAGTCTTTATCGTCTTAGGTTATTTTTTCGGTTCTATTCCTTTTGGATATATCATTACTAAATTAAAGAATATTGACATTCAAAAACAGGGAAGTGGTAATATCGGAGCAACTAATGTTTCAAGGGTCTTGGGATTTAAATATGCAATCATTGTTGGATTATTAGACGTTTTAAAGGTTATCTTACCTGCAATTATTGCAAAACAATATCTAACTAACGATTGGTACGTTTGTTTGGCAATTATTGCCCCTATGCTTGGACATCTTTTTCCGTTTTGGCTTAAATTTAAGGGAGGAAAAGCTGTATCGAGTGTTTTTGCTTCAATGATCGTAATAATAGGATGGAAATATTCATTAATATTCCTTTTATTGTGGATTATCGCTTTAAGATTGATAAAAATCATGAGTTTAACTAATTTAATTGTTATCTGGTTTGTTCCTTTATTGTTCTGGTTTTTTACTCATTCCATTGCTTATTTTTCTCTTGGATTGCTATATATACCAATATTATTTTGGGCTCACAGAGAAAATATTAAGAGATTGAAAGAAGGTACTGAGAAAAGAATCATTAAAGGTTGA
- the clpP gene encoding ATP-dependent Clp endopeptidase proteolytic subunit ClpP → MLIPTVIEKTQAGERAYDIYSRLLKERIIFLAGVIDDHVANIIVAQLLHLASKDPDKDIQLYINSPGGSVTAGLAIYDTIQYIKPDVSTVSIGMSASMGALILAAGAKGKRYALPNSEILLHQVMGGAKGQASEIEITAKQILRIKEQMNKILAKHTGQSLSKIAQDTDRDFYLSAEEAKAYGVVDEVIVPKK, encoded by the coding sequence ATGTTAATACCAACAGTTATAGAAAAAACACAAGCCGGAGAAAGAGCCTATGATATCTATTCAAGACTTTTAAAAGAAAGAATCATTTTTTTGGCTGGAGTAATTGATGATCACGTAGCTAATATTATTGTAGCTCAGCTTTTACACTTGGCATCAAAAGATCCAGACAAAGATATTCAATTATATATTAATAGTCCTGGAGGCTCAGTAACAGCTGGTTTAGCGATTTACGATACAATACAATATATTAAACCAGATGTTTCTACGGTTTCTATTGGAATGTCAGCTTCAATGGGAGCTTTAATTCTTGCTGCTGGAGCAAAAGGAAAGAGATATGCTTTACCTAATTCAGAAATTCTTCTTCATCAAGTAATGGGAGGAGCAAAAGGACAAGCCTCAGAAATAGAAATTACCGCTAAACAGATTTTAAGAATAAAGGAGCAGATGAATAAAATACTAGCGAAACATACAGGGCAATCTTTATCAAAAATTGCTCAAGATACTGATCGAGATTTCTACCTTTCGGCCGAAGAAGCGAAAGCATATGGAGTAGTTGATGAAGTCATCGTTCCCAAGAAATAA
- the tig gene encoding trigger factor: MKYEIKEISTIKRMIEVEVTSEEFENYYTQALSEISKGVELPGFRKGKVPEKIVEEKVSQEGVLSEASEAAVRDNWIKIVKESKVEAVSQPKVEIVKVARGNPFVFTAEFEILPEIKLPDLKSIKVEKKEIKIEEKEIEDTLNWLRQSRAKTTKKDGAAENNDLVEFSFSCLNIENDPEKKDRIVIGKGHYISGMEEALLGMKEGEHKDFETENPQDKKEKLEICVKVDSVNKMELPEINDEWVKTLGKFTDVNSLKEDIRKGIIEEKEIAQKQQRREEAVKKILEKTKFEVPQVLVEREVGFMMDNIKSRVNSELQISLEEYLKQIKKTEEELKKDFEKIAEERVKGFLVLHQISKDEKMEIGEEEINQKIEELLSQYPDKEMARKNMNMEQAKMYIEDELKRERIFKLFDC; the protein is encoded by the coding sequence ATGAAATACGAAATTAAAGAAATATCAACAATAAAGAGAATGATTGAGGTTGAAGTAACTTCCGAAGAGTTTGAAAATTACTATACTCAAGCCCTATCAGAAATATCAAAAGGAGTTGAACTTCCTGGTTTTAGAAAAGGAAAAGTTCCTGAAAAAATAGTTGAAGAAAAGGTAAGTCAAGAAGGTGTTCTTAGCGAAGCCTCTGAAGCAGCGGTTAGAGACAATTGGATTAAGATAGTCAAAGAATCAAAAGTAGAAGCAGTGTCGCAACCGAAAGTAGAAATTGTTAAAGTTGCCAGAGGAAACCCCTTTGTTTTTACTGCTGAATTTGAAATACTTCCAGAAATAAAATTGCCTGATTTAAAAAGTATTAAGGTAGAAAAAAAAGAAATAAAAATTGAAGAGAAAGAAATTGAAGATACTCTTAATTGGCTTAGACAATCAAGAGCTAAGACAACTAAGAAAGATGGAGCAGCTGAAAACAATGACTTGGTTGAATTTTCTTTTTCTTGTTTAAATATTGAAAATGATCCTGAGAAAAAAGATAGAATTGTGATTGGAAAAGGTCATTATATCTCTGGAATGGAAGAAGCTTTATTAGGAATGAAAGAAGGAGAACACAAAGATTTTGAAACAGAAAATCCTCAAGATAAAAAAGAAAAATTAGAGATATGCGTTAAGGTTGATTCGGTAAATAAAATGGAGTTACCAGAAATCAATGACGAATGGGTTAAAACTCTAGGTAAATTTACAGATGTTAATTCTTTAAAAGAAGATATTAGAAAAGGAATAATCGAAGAGAAAGAAATTGCCCAAAAACAACAAAGAAGGGAAGAGGCAGTTAAAAAGATTTTAGAAAAAACAAAGTTTGAAGTTCCTCAAGTATTAGTCGAAAGAGAAGTCGGATTTATGATGGACAATATTAAATCAAGAGTTAATTCTGAATTGCAAATCAGCTTAGAAGAATATTTAAAACAAATAAAGAAAACTGAAGAAGAATTAAAAAAAGATTTTGAAAAAATAGCTGAAGAAAGAGTAAAAGGATTCTTGGTCTTGCATCAAATAAGCAAAGATGAGAAAATGGAGATAGGAGAGGAGGAGATAAATCAGAAAATAGAAGAGCTACTTAGTCAATACCCAGACAAAGAAATGGCCAGGAAGAATATGAACATGGAACAAGCAAAAATGTATATAGAAGATGAATTAAAAAGAGAAAGAATATTTAAATTATTTGACTGTTAA
- a CDS encoding HD domain-containing protein: MKKDLSIIPEKVFFCLDNLHKQGFEAYIVGGCTRDFLRDKSPADWDLTTNATPEEIQKVFNDLKIKTFYENDFGTVGVAFLQKKDNFEIIEITTYRKEAIYSDNRHPDKVTWSKTIEEDLKRRDFTVNAIAMTIKNRSEIEIIDLFDGQKDLKNRIIRAVGTAKERFSEDALRMMRAVRLKTTLGEGWTIEEKTKQAIKDNAPLLQKISKERIRDELVKIINNENAAQGIESLRNKRLLTYIIPELEEGFEVGQNKHHVYDCYKHNLECLNYSAKKGFNFHVRMASLLHDIGKPRAKRGEGINSTFYNHEIIGAQITEKVLDRLRFSKKDIIKITNLVRYHLFYYNVDEVGEASVRRLIKNVGLESVEELLQLRMADRIGSGCPKAEPYKLRHLKYMIEKVSKDPVSVKMLKINGQEVMDTLKIKPSPTVGMILDILLEDVLKEPKNNTKAYLKKRLKDLGKLNDEELSNLAKEAKEEKKKVITKEDQETKEKYWVA, encoded by the coding sequence ATGAAAAAGGATTTAAGTATAATTCCTGAAAAAGTTTTCTTTTGCCTAGACAACCTGCACAAGCAAGGCTTTGAGGCCTATATTGTCGGAGGCTGTACTAGAGATTTTTTAAGAGATAAATCCCCTGCTGACTGGGATCTCACCACTAATGCTACTCCCGAAGAAATTCAAAAAGTTTTCAATGATTTGAAAATCAAAACCTTCTATGAAAATGACTTTGGTACGGTTGGAGTCGCTTTTCTTCAAAAAAAGGATAATTTTGAGATTATTGAAATAACTACCTATAGAAAAGAAGCTATTTATAGCGATAATAGGCATCCCGATAAAGTTACCTGGTCAAAAACTATAGAAGAAGATCTGAAAAGAAGAGATTTTACGGTAAATGCTATTGCTATGACTATCAAAAATAGGTCAGAAATTGAAATCATTGACTTGTTCGATGGTCAAAAAGACTTAAAAAATCGAATCATTCGTGCTGTAGGTACCGCAAAAGAGAGGTTTTCTGAAGATGCTTTAAGAATGATGAGAGCAGTTAGATTAAAGACTACATTAGGCGAAGGATGGACTATAGAAGAAAAAACTAAACAAGCTATTAAAGATAATGCTCCATTATTACAAAAAATATCCAAAGAAAGGATAAGAGACGAGTTGGTTAAAATAATTAATAACGAAAATGCTGCACAAGGAATTGAATCATTGAGAAATAAGAGATTATTAACCTATATAATACCGGAACTTGAGGAAGGCTTTGAGGTTGGTCAAAATAAACATCATGTTTATGATTGCTATAAACACAACCTTGAATGCTTGAATTATTCGGCTAAAAAAGGCTTTAATTTTCATGTTCGCATGGCTTCCTTGTTGCACGATATCGGAAAACCAAGAGCCAAAAGAGGTGAAGGAATTAATTCAACCTTTTACAACCATGAAATAATTGGCGCTCAAATAACTGAAAAAGTACTTGATCGTTTAAGATTCTCCAAAAAAGATATCATTAAAATAACTAATTTAGTTAGATATCACCTCTTTTACTATAACGTAGATGAAGTTGGTGAAGCTTCCGTCAGAAGATTAATCAAAAACGTTGGCCTAGAGAGCGTTGAAGAACTATTACAATTAAGAATGGCTGACCGAATCGGTTCTGGTTGCCCCAAGGCTGAACCATATAAGTTAAGACATCTTAAATATATGATAGAAAAAGTGTCTAAAGACCCTGTTTCTGTCAAAATGCTTAAAATTAATGGCCAAGAAGTAATGGATACGCTAAAAATTAAACCATCACCTACAGTAGGAATGATATTAGATATATTATTGGAAGATGTATTAAAGGAGCCTAAAAATAACACAAAAGCATATTTAAAGAAGCGATTAAAGGATTTGGGCAAATTAAATGATGAAGAACTAAGCAATCTTGCTAAAGAGGCTAAAGAAGAAAAGAAAAAGGTGATTACAAAGGAAGATCAAGAAACAAAAGAAAAATACTGGGTTGCATAG
- the nusA gene encoding transcription termination factor NusA yields the protein MDFQSFLSAISQIADEKGLSQERVLETVEHALASAYKKEYGKKGQVIKAKINSKGGKIEFWRVRNVVDETMVYIPEKIEVEGEEPTEQEEISVKIKDSYRPTEAELNTEESEKEGEEPERRVRYNAEKHILIEEAKDIDSKLKAGDELVIPLETKEDFGRIAAQTAKQVVLQKIREAEKEVVLAEYKSKEGEIVSGIAQRIEGINVYFDIGKSLGVLPKEEQIRGEFYKEGQRLKLYVLRVDTTPKGPIILLSRSYPKLISKLFELEVPEISGGQIEIKSIAREPGSRTKIAVLSNADGVDPIGAMVGQRGVRVAAVMSELGGEKIDIIEYDEEPTKFIANALSPAKIINVIAETKNVATVVVPKDQLSLAIGKDGQNVRLAAKLTGWKIDVKSEDQINEKNEEEEELDIDEEESTAE from the coding sequence ATGGATTTTCAATCATTTTTATCAGCCATATCCCAGATTGCAGATGAGAAGGGCTTGTCACAAGAAAGAGTTTTAGAAACAGTTGAACATGCTTTAGCTTCAGCCTATAAAAAAGAATACGGCAAAAAAGGTCAAGTTATTAAAGCCAAGATTAATTCTAAAGGAGGAAAGATTGAGTTTTGGAGAGTCAGGAATGTTGTTGACGAAACAATGGTATATATTCCTGAAAAAATTGAAGTTGAAGGTGAAGAACCAACTGAACAAGAAGAAATATCAGTTAAAATTAAAGATAGTTATCGACCAACCGAAGCGGAATTAAATACTGAAGAATCAGAAAAAGAAGGTGAAGAACCAGAGAGAAGAGTAAGGTATAATGCCGAGAAGCACATTTTAATAGAAGAAGCTAAAGATATAGATTCAAAATTAAAAGCTGGAGATGAATTAGTTATTCCCTTAGAAACAAAAGAAGATTTTGGAAGAATTGCTGCTCAAACTGCTAAACAGGTTGTTTTGCAGAAGATAAGAGAGGCAGAAAAAGAAGTCGTTTTAGCTGAATACAAATCAAAAGAAGGGGAGATTGTTTCAGGAATTGCTCAAAGAATTGAAGGAATCAATGTCTACTTTGATATTGGTAAATCATTAGGAGTATTACCCAAAGAAGAACAAATCAGAGGTGAATTTTACAAGGAAGGACAAAGATTAAAGCTATATGTTCTACGTGTCGATACTACCCCTAAAGGACCGATTATTTTATTATCTAGAAGTTATCCAAAACTAATTTCTAAGTTATTTGAATTAGAAGTTCCTGAAATATCAGGTGGTCAAATTGAGATTAAATCAATTGCTAGAGAGCCCGGTTCAAGAACTAAGATTGCAGTACTATCTAATGCGGATGGAGTTGATCCGATTGGAGCCATGGTCGGACAAAGGGGAGTAAGAGTGGCAGCGGTAATGTCTGAATTAGGCGGGGAAAAGATTGATATCATTGAATACGACGAAGAACCAACGAAGTTTATCGCCAATGCTTTATCTCCTGCAAAAATCATTAATGTTATTGCTGAAACTAAAAACGTTGCTACCGTTGTTGTACCTAAAGATCAATTATCTTTAGCTATTGGAAAAGATGGACAAAATGTTAGATTAGCTGCCAAATTAACGGGCTGGAAAATCGACGTTAAAAGTGAAGATCAAATTAACGAAAAGAACGAAGAGGAAGAAGAATTAGATATTGACGAAGAAGAATCAACAGCTGAATAA